A DNA window from Salvelinus namaycush isolate Seneca chromosome 30, SaNama_1.0, whole genome shotgun sequence contains the following coding sequences:
- the LOC120025251 gene encoding UDP-glucuronosyltransferase 2A1-like, which produces MHAYVKQLVKMCLPSIFIVTLLTLSIPAVHGGKVLVFPQDGSHWVNMKVIIEALHSRGHSVSVVRPSASWYIKETSPHYSSITIDIPGGADEEFFRSFVSRLIQIKREGNSAWTRFSLDMELKNGFFEIHRKVCEMVIKMLENKQLMQSIRETKYDLVLTDPLNGGGVVLAHYLNVPLVFNVRWTIAGEGHFVIAPSPLSYVPIPAAELTDKMSFFQRVRNILVYVIRQYLYRQTVGPHYSALVSRYFGPEVDYFSLFQAADLWLMRVDFVFEFPRPTMPNVIYMGGFQCKPAKPLPQELEEFVQSSGVQGIIIMSLGTLIGQLPHDIADEIAAAFAQLPQKVIWRYKGERPATLGNNTLLVDWMPQNDLLGHPKTRLFVAHGGTNGIFEAIYHGVPIVGLPLVFDQPDNLSRMKVKGVAKVVDLATLDRNIFSQALQEVLNEPSYRTNMQRLSRLHRDVPMEPLDTALFWIEFVMRHKGAAHLRTESYRMPWYSYHSVDVMVFLLAVVLFTLLVFIGIIRCFCCRSYLKIKMKEE; this is translated from the coding sequence ATGCATGCTTATGTGAAGCAGCTAGTGAAGATGTGTCTCCCTAGTATCTTCATTGTTACCCTGTTGACCCTCTCAATTCCTGCTGTCCATGGTGGGAAAGTCCTGGTGTTTCCTCAAGACGGCAGCCACTGGGTCAACATGAAGGTCATTATTGAAGCGTTGCATTCAAGAGGTCACAGTGTGTCAGTAGTACGGCCATCAGCCAGCTGGTACATCAAGGAGACCTCCCCTCACTACAGTTCAATCACAATTGATATTCCAGGTGGAGCTGATGAGGAATTCTTTCGCTCATTTGTGTCAAGACTAatacagataaagagagagggaaactCTGCTTGGACTCGTTTTAGTTTGGACATGGAGTTGAAGAATGGGTTTTTTGAAATCCACCGCAAAGTGTGTGAGATGGTAATCAAAATGTTAGAGAATAAACAGTTGATGCAGTCTATTAGAGAAACCAAGTATGACTTGGTTCTGACAGACCCATTAAATGGGGGAGGCGTTGTGCTGGCACACTATTTAAATGTGCCCCTTGTTTTCAATGTTAGATGGACTATAGCTGGTGAGGGTCATTTTGTTATTGCTCCCTCTCCGCTATCTTATGTTCCAATTCCTGCTGCAGAGTTAACAGACAAGATGAGTTTTTTTCAGAGGGTCCGTAACATCCTTGTTTATGTCATCAGGCAGtatctgtacagacagacagtgggGCCTCATTATTCCGCTTTGGTTAGTCGTTACTTTGGTCCTGAGGTCGACTACTTCTCATTGTTTCAAGCTGCTGATTTATGGCTCATGAGAGTTGACTTTGTGTTTGAGTTCCCTCGTCCCACCATGCCTAATGTTATCTATATGGGAGGGTTCCAATGTAAACCTGCCAAGCCTCTTCCCCAAGAACTGGAGGAGTTTGTTCAGAGTTCTGGGGTGCAGGGCATCATTATCATGTCTTTGGGGACTTTAATTGGACAACTTCCACATGATATAGCTGATGAGATAGCTGCTGCTTTTGCCCAACTGCCTCAGAAGGTAATCTGGAGGTACAAAGGAGAAAGGCCAGCTACTCTGGGAAACAACACCTTACTAGTTGACTGGATGCCTCAGAATGATCTGTTAGGACACCCTAAGACAAGGCTGTTTGTAGCTCACGGAGGAACAAATGGGATTTTCGAGGCTATCTACCACGGTGTTCCAATAGTAGGCCTTCCTCTAGTGTTCGACCAACCTGACAATCTTTCTAGAATGAAAGTGAAGGGTGTAGCAAAGGTTGTGGATTTAGCAACACTAGATAGAAACATATTCTCCCAGGCCTTACAGGAAGTTCTGAATGAGCCATCCTACAGGACGAACATGCAGAGACTCTCCAGGCTACACAGGGACGTGCCAATGGAGCCCCTGGACACTGCCCTCTTCTGGATTGAGTTTGTCATGAGACACAAAGGTGCTGCTCACCTGCGTACTGAGTCCTACAGAATGCCCTGGTACTCGTACCACTCTGTAGATGTAATGGTGTTTTTACTGGCTGTTGTGTTATTTACTCTGCTGGTTTTCATTGGCATTATCAGATGTTTCTGTTGCAGGTCATATTTGAAAATTAAAATGAAAGAGGAATGA